The genomic interval AATTAGCGATTCGAAATGGTTTGGATTAAGTAATTACCTTATTATAGTGTATAGCAATTCTAATATTTTAAGTTATTTCTCGGTtcctaatattaaaaaaacgtATTTatccgttacaacgcacggacattttttctagCTGGACCTTAATTGAGAAATAACCTTGCAGGTATGTTGGTGTGGATGAGGAGACGGGCACTGAGCTCTTCTACTACTTCGTTGAATCGGAGAGGAGCCCAAGTACAGGCCCTGTGATCCTCTGGTTGACAGGCGGGCCTGGCTGCTCCGGATTCAGCGGTGTCGTCTTTGAAGTAGGTTAGTAGTGGTGATTGGGATTTGATGATGAGAAAAAGATTTGTAGAACTGACAGAGACTATGCTTTCATTGCTCTAAGGTTAATACTATTCTCATGTTGGCTCAATCGAATATAAATtatgcatgatttttttgagTTAATAAATTAtgcatgattatatatatttttgagtaaattgcatcatcGGTGAACAAACTTGTCATGTGGGTGTAATCTAGTGCACGAatttgtaaaatgctcgttttggtgcatgaaTTTGTCTGGTGTGTGTGCGGGGAAAAACCAAAAATACGCTAAGTAGCTAATCTTGTTGATTTAGAGGTTGATTAGCATACTAGgtaaacacacacacatgagAAGATTGTTGTTAGATATACACCTCTTCATAAAAAGATAGAATATGATATAGTGATTGTAAAAAGATATGAAAAACCAAACAATGATCGATATAagggttagaaatatatgaaattcatcattACCATGATAAAGGATAAAATAGAAaccaaaattataaatataatatgtCTTATGCATACTCATTACACATATACacgtcacgtcctgataaacaTCAACTTCGTAAAATTAACATTGATAAGCCATTTTTGTCATGGTTTGCACGAACTGGAAACGAGCACTTTACAAGTTGATATACTAAATTACACCCACCTAACACATATTCGTGCATGATTATATGGTGGCCAAGATTGTACAGTTTGCCATGGTTTTGGACTACTGGGGAGCAATTGGGTCTGCTCCTACGCTCTGTGCTCTCTACACTCACACATATTTTACAATGCACGTGTTAACCTTCTGATATCCATAGGTGATGATTATGTACAGGACCTATGAAATACGTGTTGGAGCCTTATAATGGTAGTTTGCCACGATTGGTTTATAATCAGTATTCATGGACACAGGTGATATGATTTTACTTATTTGTGGTTCTGTTACTATGATCAGATGGCAAGCATCCTCTTCTTGGACACTCCTGTTGGTTCTGGTTTCTCATATGCTCATGATCCTAAAGGTTATAATGTCGGGGACATATCATCGTCTTTGCAAGTCGTAACATTTCTGAAGAAGGTGACCTGAAAGCACATCTGGTTTTCTACTACAGTAAAAATGGAAGAACAACTTCTATATTTATTACTTACCATCTTGTACGTACTAGTGTAGTGGTTCAATGATCACCCACGCTATCTCTCAAATCATTTCTATGTTGGAGGAAGCTCATACGCTGGAAAGGTGATTCCAATTATCATGAAGTTCATTTCAGAAGGTAATCAACTATATATTTCACATATTCTGCGATGAATTAGAtgagaagattttttttagataatggaatataatcccGACCTTTGCTCaaagagttacagccaattattacaccaaCTCAACAAAAATTCACACCTGAATAAACAAAAGCATAgacaaactaataaaaactcACACAGCATAAAAAGACCACAAAAAttattgaattttatttgtgaatctccatcgaAAGTTGGCGAACAGCTGCATAACCAATAACTCAAGATTACGACATGCACCTTTCACTGACTTGATTTCTTCATCACACTTTAGTAGCTGAGCCCAAGATCAGAGCCagtatgttgccctgaaaagatTTTTTATTAACTCCCACAAGCCAATTCtcaaaaatataagatatactATGAGGAGATAATTTCGGAAATCATCTAATGTATATGTTTTAGAACCTCTGTTGTGTTATATAAAAGATGCAAAAAGTGTTCAGCGGAAAGTTCAAACTAATCTCAAAAGACAAATGGTGCATTTGTTTGTTAATTTCTTCAGAGTGATAAGCTCACTATGTTTTCAACCTTTGAACTTCAATTCGCCACAAACCAATTAATGTTTGCATCTACTTATGTTTAATCATTACCTCCAATCAAATAACTAATTCCTTACCTTGTTTGGTTTATGCCTGCTCTCCAGGAATTGAACAAAGGCAGCAGCCATTGGTTAATCTTAAGGCATGGCATTCTGTATCCTTCAAACAACTAGTGACCTTTGCATAGTTAATAATGTGGCATCATGTTTCTTATATTctttttggtgattatatatgAAATCAGTTACAGGGTTATATAGTTGGCAACCCCATTACAGGCTCGAAGATTGATGATAATTTCAAAATTCCATATTCTCATGGTGTTGGGATCATATCTGATCAATTATACGAGGTAATTTCACATCCATACAATTAGAATATGGTGATACAACTCTGTAGCATTTTCCTTTCCCTGTTTGTAGGCTGCAGTAGCAAACTGCAATGGAGATTATGTGACCACAACAAATGAATTATGTGCTAAGGCCCTAAATGCTATTGATAATGTAAGATTCTTGTCTAACCTAGTTTAGAAGTTTACTAATATCCAACTACTATCAAACTTATGCATATCCCTTTTGTTTCAGCTCATGTCTGAAGTTGATAATGGAAATATCTTGGATGATAAATGTGTTCGTGCTACACCAAAACCCATAAATGAAGTTTCAAGAAGTAGGAGTCTGCTAGAAGATTACATTCGGCTAAGTGAGCCGACTGTTCGACCTACTATCAATTGTTTTGTAAGTTATTATCATTCATCGATCCCATTGTGTTAGTTTGATTGAAgattgtagtttttttttaaagaagcaGTATAAAGAGATTGTAATGATACATTATATCACAACTCTGTTTTTTCCTAATGTTAATCTGCCTCCTGTTTTTCTTCTTAAATGCAGTCATACCGTTACTATCTATCATTCTTGTGGATGAACAACAATTTGACTAGAGAAGCTCTTAAGATCAAGAAGGTAACCATTCGTTATCTTTTGCCTGTATAATTAGGACCCTACAATGTGTTTCCCTCCTAAGATTTCTTGCGAAGCTTAAATGAGAAGAGTATAAGATGCCATCTATACAAAGTATGATTTGCTAGCTAGGAAAAGcttccattattttttaaaaaagttggcTAAATATAACAAATCCAATAATGGCGCAAATATGACAATAGGGAACAGTCGGCGAATGGATAAGATGCAAGACAGGGCTACCCTATGTTCAAGATGTCGCAAGCAGCATCAAGTATCATTTTGACCTCACCACAGGAGGTTACCGGGCACTTGTGTTCAGGTGAAATCATCAGAGGAAAATTCATTTATCTGCTTCCTGCAGGTTAAATCCATATTCCATGTCTTAAAAATTATTATGACATTTATGAATGCAGTGGTGACCATGATCTCATATTGCCATTTCTGAGCACCCAGGCATGGATAAGATCCTTGAACTTCTCCATAGTTGATGAGTGGAGAGCATGGCATGTGGATGGCCAGGCTGCAGGGTTAAGCCATCTGTTTCTGCTCACAAATTGTGCATTTCAATTGATGTTTTTTTCCATGTTTGCCTGATCTGATATTAATATTATGTGTCATCTTCTTTTATGCAGATTTACAATTTTGTACGCCAACAACTTGACCTTTGCCACAATAAAGGTGATACCTTTTCTTTCTTGATCTTTTCTTGTTAAACTGGTATTTGTGTCTATAGTGTCCAGCCCTTCACAAATCACATACAGGCTTTCTGAAGAATCCTAAACAAGGTTTATGATGTGCAGGGTGGTGGCCATACCTCTATAGAAACCAATCCTAAACAAGGTTTTGCCATGGGCAAACGTTGGCTAGATAATAAGCCTCTGTGATGTTCACCTGCTTTGACCCAACCTGTATACTCGTGCCACTGGTATTGTTTGTATGAAGAACTACTTTATCTCCCATGTTTTCCAACAATGAATAGAAGACAAGATAAATACTCCGCCAAATAGAGGGTCCAGCACTGACCAAATTGAaaaatggagagaaaaaaaaatcctgatcAGTTGTAGAAGTACTAGCCCGGGTTGCTACTACAACTTTGGGAT from Oryza glaberrima chromosome 3, OglaRS2, whole genome shotgun sequence carries:
- the LOC127766173 gene encoding serine carboxypeptidase-like 18, which codes for MVLELLTMAAHRVGRCMLLQPPRLATCVLFLLLPLLLSCSASSSVITHLPGFHGRLPFHLETGYVGVDEETGTELFYYFVESERSPSTGPVILWLTGGPGCSGFSGVVFEMASILFLDTPVGSGFSYAHDPKGYNVGDISSSLQVVTFLKKWFNDHPRYLSNHFYVGGSSYAGKVIPIIMKFISEGIEQRQQPLVNLKLQGYIVGNPITGSKIDDNFKIPYSHGVGIISDQLYEAAVANCNGDYVTTTNELCAKALNAIDNLMSEVDNGNILDDKCVRATPKPINEVSRSRSLLEDYIRLSEPTVRPTINCFSYRYYLSFLWMNNNLTREALKIKKGTVGEWIRCKTGLPYVQDVASSIKYHFDLTTGGYRALVFSGDHDLILPFLSTQAWIRSLNFSIVDEWRAWHVDGQAAGFTILYANNLTFATIKGGGHTSIETNPKQGFAMGKRWLDNKPL